One genomic region from Mesorhizobium terrae encodes:
- a CDS encoding dipeptidase yields the protein MKFILPALVVLLAVGLGFFFFVLPARVEQAMNRVINPPPYAASDKAKALHETLIIADLHADPLLWGRDLLARGTRGQVDIPRLEDGNVALQVFAVVSKSPRGQNIEHNDGSTDNITLLAIGQRWPLSAILSLKQRALYQAARLNDMAARSDGHFVVIRTKRDLRRFLERRKVERGIVAGLLAIEGAQVLEGDPANVDALFDAGFRMMSPAHFFDSEMGGSAHGVDKGGLTDKGREMVRRMEEKGMILDLAHASSATIDDALAVSTRPVVISHTGVKGTCDNNRNLSDDQLKALAAKGGLIGIGYWETAVCGKDAAAVARAIQHAAGVAGIDHVALGSDFDGAVAMPFDTTGLVQITDALQSAGFSDADTGKAMGGNEIRFLLENLPD from the coding sequence TTGAAGTTCATTCTCCCGGCATTGGTGGTGCTGCTCGCCGTCGGGCTCGGCTTTTTCTTCTTCGTGCTGCCGGCCCGCGTCGAACAGGCGATGAACCGCGTCATCAACCCGCCGCCCTATGCGGCTTCGGACAAGGCCAAGGCGCTGCATGAGACGCTCATCATCGCCGATCTGCACGCGGACCCGCTGCTGTGGGGGCGCGATCTGCTGGCGCGTGGCACACGCGGTCAGGTCGATATACCGAGGCTGGAGGACGGCAACGTTGCCCTGCAGGTGTTCGCCGTGGTCAGCAAGTCGCCGCGTGGCCAGAACATCGAGCACAATGACGGCTCGACCGACAACATCACGCTGCTTGCGATAGGCCAGCGCTGGCCGCTTTCGGCTATCCTCAGCCTCAAGCAGCGCGCGCTTTACCAGGCCGCCAGGCTGAACGACATGGCGGCACGCTCCGACGGCCACTTCGTCGTCATCAGGACGAAGCGCGACCTGCGCCGTTTCCTGGAACGACGCAAGGTCGAGCGCGGTATCGTCGCCGGTCTGCTCGCTATCGAGGGCGCGCAGGTGCTGGAAGGCGATCCGGCCAATGTCGACGCGCTCTTCGATGCCGGGTTCCGCATGATGTCGCCTGCGCATTTCTTCGACAGCGAGATGGGTGGTTCCGCGCATGGCGTCGACAAGGGCGGCCTGACCGACAAGGGTCGCGAGATGGTCCGCCGCATGGAGGAAAAGGGCATGATCCTCGATCTCGCCCACGCCTCGTCCGCCACCATCGACGATGCGCTCGCTGTCTCGACGCGTCCCGTCGTCATCTCGCACACCGGAGTGAAGGGCACCTGCGACAACAACCGCAACCTGTCCGACGACCAACTGAAGGCGCTGGCGGCCAAGGGAGGACTGATCGGCATCGGCTACTGGGAAACCGCCGTCTGCGGCAAGGATGCAGCCGCCGTTGCCAGGGCGATCCAGCATGCAGCCGGTGTCGCCGGCATCGATCATGTCGCGCTCGGCTCGGATTTCGACGGCGCCGTCGCGATGCCGTTCGACACCACCGGACTTGTCCAGATCACCGACGCGCTGCAGTCCGCCGGTTTCAGCGACGCGGATACCGGCAAGGCGATGGGTGGCAACGAAATCCGCTTCCTGCTCGAAAATCTGCCGGACTGA
- a CDS encoding D-amino acid dehydrogenase: MKILVLGAGVVGTAAAYSLAKDGHEVTVVERHEIAARGTSYSNAGLVSPGDATAWASPTALRTFLRALYNHDLGIKVRLRFDPYFLAWSMRFLRQCTQERLRANTAVKLRLALYSRDCINAISDETGIGYDERRKGILYFFRSQQSLDTGTDNYRFLAEHGLPIEIVDRNRLVELEPGLAGAKDKIAGGVYSPIDQTGDSRQFVERLAAYCAEKLGVTFRYGTAVEGLDIEGDAVRRVMTSAGPLSADAVVISMGPESGLLGRRYGIDLPVYPVKGYTATLPLEDENKGPTMGGADEDQLIAYSRLGNRLRLASTAEFTGFDRSYRPSDYAAMFRTAKDLFPGAFDEKKAELWAGLRPMMPNSVPVIGRAKYRNLYLDTGHGHVGWTMACGSGRFLADLVAGRKPEIDPQGLVYKG, translated from the coding sequence TTGAAGATTTTGGTTCTCGGCGCGGGCGTCGTCGGCACGGCGGCGGCCTATTCTCTCGCCAAGGATGGGCATGAAGTGACGGTCGTCGAACGCCACGAGATCGCGGCGCGGGGCACCAGCTATTCCAATGCCGGCCTGGTTTCGCCGGGCGATGCCACCGCCTGGGCCTCCCCGACGGCGCTGAGGACGTTCCTGCGCGCGCTGTACAACCATGATCTCGGCATCAAGGTCAGGCTGCGCTTCGATCCCTATTTCCTGGCCTGGAGCATGCGTTTCCTCAGGCAGTGCACGCAGGAGCGCCTGCGCGCCAACACGGCGGTCAAGCTCAGGCTCGCGCTCTATTCGCGCGACTGCATCAACGCCATTTCGGACGAGACCGGCATCGGCTACGACGAGCGCCGCAAGGGCATTCTCTATTTCTTCCGCTCGCAGCAGAGCCTCGATACAGGCACCGACAATTACCGATTCCTCGCCGAGCACGGCCTGCCGATCGAGATCGTCGATCGCAATAGGCTCGTCGAGCTTGAGCCCGGGCTTGCCGGCGCCAAGGACAAGATCGCCGGCGGCGTCTATTCGCCGATCGACCAGACCGGCGATTCCAGGCAGTTCGTCGAGCGGCTCGCCGCCTATTGCGCTGAAAAGCTCGGCGTGACGTTCCGCTATGGCACTGCCGTTGAGGGACTGGACATCGAGGGCGACGCCGTGCGCCGGGTGATGACGTCGGCCGGCCCGCTTTCGGCCGATGCCGTCGTCATCTCGATGGGCCCGGAGAGCGGCCTGCTCGGCCGTCGCTACGGCATCGATCTGCCCGTCTACCCGGTCAAGGGTTACACCGCGACATTGCCGCTGGAGGACGAGAACAAGGGGCCGACCATGGGCGGTGCCGACGAGGATCAGCTGATCGCCTATTCGCGCCTCGGCAACCGGCTGCGGCTCGCCTCGACGGCCGAGTTCACCGGTTTCGACCGTTCCTATCGCCCCAGCGACTATGCCGCCATGTTCAGGACGGCGAAGGACCTGTTCCCTGGCGCCTTCGACGAGAAGAAGGCCGAGTTGTGGGCCGGCCTGCGGCCGATGATGCCGAACTCAGTCCCGGTCATCGGTCGTGCGAAATACCGCAACCTTTATCTCGACACCGGTCATGGCCATGTCGGCTGGACCATGGCCTGCGGCTCGGGCCGCTTCCTGGCCGATCTGGTTGCCGGCCGCAAACCCGAGATCGACCCGCAGGGGCTTGTCTACAAGGGCTAG
- the galE gene encoding UDP-glucose 4-epimerase GalE — MAVLVTGGAGYIGSHMVWELLDSGEEDVVVIDRLSTGFDWAVAPEAKFVVGDVADKELVGALIREHGIDAIIHFAGSIVVPESVADPLAYYENNTSKTRTLIETAVRAGVSNFIFSSTAAVYGSAGLEPVVEDAGTVPESPYGRSKLMSEWMLRDAAAAHGLRYTALRYFNVAGADPKGRTGQSTPGATHLIKVASETALGKRAAMQVFGTDYPTPDGTCMRDYIHVSDLAAAHRLALQRLRAGGGNLVANCGYGHGYSVLEVIDAVRRACGHDFAVNLGPRRPGDAAAIVANSDRARGELGWVPRRDDLDLIVGDALEWERILARKNSARG, encoded by the coding sequence ATGGCGGTGTTGGTGACCGGTGGCGCCGGCTACATCGGCAGCCACATGGTGTGGGAGCTGCTGGATTCCGGCGAGGAAGACGTCGTCGTCATCGACCGCCTGTCCACCGGTTTCGACTGGGCGGTGGCCCCGGAGGCGAAATTTGTCGTCGGCGACGTTGCCGACAAGGAACTGGTCGGTGCGCTGATCCGCGAGCATGGCATTGACGCCATCATCCATTTCGCCGGCTCCATCGTGGTTCCGGAATCGGTCGCCGATCCGCTGGCCTATTATGAGAACAACACCTCCAAGACACGCACGCTGATCGAAACGGCGGTGCGGGCCGGCGTGTCCAACTTCATCTTCTCGTCCACGGCGGCCGTCTATGGCAGCGCCGGGCTGGAGCCGGTGGTCGAGGATGCGGGCACCGTACCGGAATCGCCCTATGGCCGCTCCAAGCTGATGAGCGAGTGGATGTTGCGCGATGCCGCCGCCGCCCATGGCTTGCGCTACACGGCACTGCGTTACTTCAACGTCGCCGGCGCCGATCCCAAGGGCCGCACCGGCCAGTCGACGCCGGGCGCCACCCACCTCATCAAGGTCGCCAGCGAGACGGCACTCGGCAAACGCGCCGCCATGCAGGTGTTCGGAACCGACTATCCGACGCCCGACGGCACCTGCATGCGCGACTATATCCATGTCAGCGATCTGGCCGCCGCGCACCGGCTGGCGCTGCAAAGGCTGCGCGCCGGCGGCGGCAATCTGGTCGCCAATTGCGGTTACGGCCACGGCTATTCCGTGCTTGAGGTGATCGATGCCGTGCGCCGCGCCTGCGGGCACGATTTCGCCGTCAATCTCGGCCCGCGTAGGCCCGGCGACGCCGCCGCGATTGTCGCCAATTCCGACCGGGCTCGTGGCGAGCTCGGTTGGGTGCCACGTCGCGACGATCTCGACCTGATCGTTGGCGATGCGCTGGAGTGGGAACGCATTCTCGCCAGGAAAAACTCCGCGCGCGGCTGA
- the hemA gene encoding 5-aminolevulinate synthase: MNYQRFFEEAIDQLHAERRYRVFADLERIAGKFPRAIWRSNGRAEEITVWCSNDYLGMGQHPDVIASFQEAAGRMGSGAGGTRNISGTNHPLVELELELADLHAKEAALVFTSGFVSNEASISTIARLLPNCLIISDELNHASMIEGVRRSGAEKKIFRHNDVAHLESLLQAAGRERAKLIVFESVYSMDGDIAPIEAIADLADKYNAMTYIDEVHAVGMYGPRGGGITEREGLADRIDIIEGTLAKAFGTLGGYISGNKAVIDAVRSYAPGFIFTTALPPALAAATTTSIRHLKNSQTERDAQKRQAERTKQVLADAGLPVMNSATHIVPVLVGDPELCKMASDRLLGVHGIYIQPINYPTVPRGTERLRITPTPFHSDELIAELQAALVETWDALGIPYGAAGRPSVTENERIVSLLVPKSGG; encoded by the coding sequence ATGAACTATCAGCGGTTCTTCGAGGAAGCGATCGACCAGCTCCACGCGGAGCGCCGCTACCGGGTTTTCGCCGACCTGGAGCGCATCGCCGGCAAATTTCCGCGCGCTATCTGGCGCTCCAACGGCCGCGCCGAGGAAATCACCGTATGGTGCTCGAACGACTATCTCGGCATGGGCCAGCATCCCGACGTGATCGCCTCCTTCCAGGAAGCGGCCGGCCGCATGGGCTCGGGCGCCGGCGGCACCCGCAACATTTCCGGCACCAATCACCCGCTGGTCGAGCTCGAGCTTGAACTCGCCGACCTGCACGCCAAGGAGGCGGCGCTGGTCTTCACCTCCGGTTTCGTGTCCAACGAGGCGTCGATCTCGACCATCGCGCGGCTGCTGCCGAACTGCCTGATCATCTCGGACGAGCTCAACCATGCCTCGATGATCGAGGGCGTGCGTCGCTCCGGCGCAGAAAAGAAGATCTTCCGCCACAACGACGTCGCGCATCTGGAGAGCCTGCTGCAGGCGGCCGGGCGCGAACGCGCCAAGCTGATCGTCTTCGAAAGCGTTTATTCGATGGACGGCGACATCGCGCCGATCGAAGCGATCGCCGACCTCGCCGACAAATACAACGCCATGACCTATATCGACGAGGTCCATGCCGTGGGCATGTACGGTCCGCGCGGCGGCGGCATCACCGAGCGCGAGGGCCTGGCCGACCGCATCGACATCATCGAGGGCACGTTGGCCAAGGCGTTCGGCACGCTGGGCGGCTACATCAGCGGCAACAAGGCGGTCATCGATGCCGTGCGCTCCTACGCGCCGGGCTTCATCTTCACCACCGCGCTACCGCCGGCGCTCGCGGCGGCCACCACGACATCCATCCGCCATCTGAAGAATTCGCAGACCGAACGCGACGCGCAGAAGCGTCAGGCCGAGCGCACCAAGCAGGTGCTGGCCGATGCCGGCCTGCCGGTAATGAACTCCGCCACCCATATCGTGCCGGTCCTGGTCGGCGATCCGGAACTCTGCAAGATGGCCAGCGACCGCCTGCTCGGCGTGCATGGCATCTACATCCAGCCGATCAACTACCCGACCGTGCCGCGCGGCACCGAGCGGCTGCGCATCACGCCGACGCCGTTCCATTCGGACGAGCTGATCGCGGAACTGCAAGCAGCGCTGGTCGAGACCTGGGATGCCCTCGGCATCCCCTACGGCGCCGCTGGCCGTCCGTCCGTCACCGAAAACGAGCGCATCGTTTCGCTGCTGGTGCCCAAGTCCGGCGGCTGA
- a CDS encoding SecDF P1 head subdomain-containing protein has protein sequence MDLTGYPTALTGADQIIAHMESLIAAPGAAGTTLPADSVASQMLQAVKDNPLKVVDVLLPEVIVLSLGQATQEGTTEVGSTWTAKSDESMGDTLVPATSAWKFETTDSARRTATFSMKQSFDATALHSAMKARIEKMIAAFAERSKQLTDEQMARVQSSQKSRDLTLVMSLQDGSTVEALDSVTVDTGGTKLTIVTHIWRDDQSPTLPEPPAWNAKSVSAQAISPLEQPASRPSDLEKTGSEAKPAAPAEQQSAAEPAKAVAPVSLKIAKAEVVTDSVSYGAAVKIDMTPDSAGAFRDFTTASVGRQTQLVVDGKVISEPVIREPIMGGSVMISVDTATEAQSLARQLSAPGATITVRLAP, from the coding sequence ATGGATCTGACCGGCTATCCGACCGCGTTGACGGGAGCCGACCAGATCATCGCCCATATGGAAAGCCTCATCGCCGCTCCGGGGGCAGCCGGCACGACACTGCCGGCCGACAGCGTTGCCAGCCAGATGCTTCAGGCGGTCAAGGACAATCCGCTGAAGGTCGTTGACGTCCTTCTCCCCGAGGTCATCGTTCTCAGCCTGGGACAGGCCACGCAGGAGGGCACCACCGAGGTCGGCAGCACCTGGACCGCGAAAAGCGACGAAAGCATGGGAGACACACTCGTTCCCGCGACATCGGCGTGGAAGTTCGAAACGACCGACAGCGCAAGGCGCACGGCCACTTTCAGCATGAAACAGAGTTTCGATGCGACGGCCCTGCATTCGGCCATGAAAGCGCGGATCGAAAAGATGATCGCCGCCTTCGCCGAACGATCAAAGCAGCTGACGGACGAACAGATGGCGCGGGTGCAAAGCTCCCAAAAATCGCGCGACCTGACGCTCGTCATGTCGCTGCAAGACGGTTCGACCGTGGAGGCGCTGGATAGCGTGACCGTGGACACAGGCGGCACGAAGCTCACCATCGTCACGCATATCTGGCGCGACGACCAATCGCCGACCCTGCCCGAGCCGCCGGCATGGAATGCCAAGAGCGTGTCGGCCCAAGCGATCAGTCCGTTGGAACAACCCGCGTCCCGGCCTTCCGATCTGGAAAAAACCGGCAGCGAGGCAAAGCCCGCTGCGCCGGCCGAACAACAAAGCGCAGCCGAGCCGGCCAAAGCCGTTGCTCCGGTCTCGCTCAAGATCGCGAAAGCCGAAGTGGTGACGGACTCAGTCAGCTACGGAGCCGCAGTCAAAATCGATATGACACCGGACAGCGCCGGTGCTTTCCGGGATTTCACGACCGCCTCAGTCGGACGGCAAACGCAGCTCGTCGTCGACGGCAAGGTGATCTCGGAGCCGGTCATAAGAGAGCCGATCATGGGCGGCAGCGTCATGATCAGCGTCGACACTGCAACCGAGGCGCAGTCGCTGGCGCGACAACTGTCAGCCCCCGGCGCTACGATCACCGTGCGCCTGGCGCCCTGA
- a CDS encoding molybdopterin-dependent oxidoreductase — protein sequence MRSARAFLAFLIVLAVPSWARAGDGGIAISGVGITSATLTPADLAKFPATEMDVSFMTKNGVEKGHYKGVLLWSLLQEKGLSKLSQNHHEDLQHTFLVTAEDGYRIAFSIGEIAPDFGNRAILIATERDGKPLAPDEGLRLVVPGDARGARSVKSVVSIEVK from the coding sequence ATGAGATCTGCCCGCGCTTTTCTGGCCTTCCTCATCGTGCTGGCCGTGCCATCCTGGGCACGTGCGGGAGATGGTGGCATCGCCATTTCGGGCGTCGGTATCACCTCCGCCACACTGACCCCGGCCGATCTCGCGAAATTTCCGGCGACGGAAATGGACGTCTCGTTCATGACCAAGAACGGGGTGGAGAAAGGGCACTACAAGGGCGTGCTTTTGTGGTCCTTGCTGCAGGAAAAGGGCCTGTCCAAGCTCAGCCAGAACCACCACGAAGACCTGCAACATACGTTCCTGGTGACCGCCGAAGACGGCTACCGCATCGCTTTCTCGATCGGTGAGATCGCGCCGGATTTCGGCAATCGGGCGATCCTGATCGCCACCGAGCGCGACGGCAAGCCGCTGGCGCCGGACGAAGGGCTTCGGCTGGTCGTGCCGGGCGATGCGCGTGGCGCCAGAAGCGTCAAGAGCGTGGTCTCGATCGAGGTGAAGTAG
- a CDS encoding branched-chain amino acid aminotransferase, which produces MTVKPRIALIPHASPTSPAARAALMENPGFGKVFSDHMVTITWSVERGWHDGAVKARAPFAIDPAAAVLHYAQEIFEGMKAYRTKDGLALFRPEENARRLNLSAERMAMPPIPEDLFIEAVETLVRIDADWVPEGDGSLYLRPFMFASEAFLGVRPASEYIFCVIASPVGAYFKGGYKAVTVWVSDDYTRAAPGGTGAAKCGGNYAASLIAQAEATRNGCDQVVFLDAAERRWIEELGGMNVFFVMDDKRIVTPPLGTILPGITRASIMKLAAEAGYTVEERLYGFDEWQADAKSGKLREAFACGTAAVIAGIGTVKFRDGSFAIGNSGDGEVTSQLRAKLVGVQRGTVKDDHGWVRKI; this is translated from the coding sequence ATGACAGTAAAGCCGCGCATTGCTTTGATCCCGCATGCATCGCCGACATCGCCGGCCGCCCGTGCCGCGCTGATGGAGAATCCAGGTTTCGGCAAGGTGTTCTCCGACCACATGGTCACCATCACCTGGAGCGTCGAGCGCGGCTGGCACGATGGCGCGGTCAAGGCGCGGGCGCCTTTCGCCATCGATCCGGCGGCGGCCGTGCTGCACTACGCCCAGGAAATCTTCGAGGGCATGAAGGCCTACCGCACCAAGGACGGGTTGGCGCTTTTCCGCCCCGAGGAGAATGCACGCCGCCTGAACCTGTCGGCCGAGCGCATGGCGATGCCGCCTATCCCGGAAGACCTGTTCATCGAGGCCGTCGAGACGCTGGTGCGCATCGACGCCGACTGGGTGCCCGAGGGCGATGGCAGCCTCTATCTGCGGCCCTTCATGTTCGCCAGCGAGGCATTCCTCGGCGTTCGCCCGGCCAGCGAATACATCTTCTGCGTCATCGCCTCGCCGGTCGGCGCCTATTTCAAGGGTGGCTACAAGGCAGTGACGGTCTGGGTGTCGGACGACTACACCCGCGCCGCGCCGGGTGGTACAGGTGCCGCCAAATGCGGCGGCAACTATGCCGCCAGCCTGATCGCCCAGGCCGAGGCCACCCGCAATGGCTGCGACCAGGTCGTCTTCCTCGACGCCGCCGAGCGCCGCTGGATCGAGGAACTCGGCGGCATGAACGTCTTCTTCGTCATGGACGACAAGCGTATCGTCACACCGCCATTGGGCACGATCCTGCCCGGCATCACGCGCGCCTCCATCATGAAGCTCGCCGCAGAGGCCGGCTACACGGTCGAGGAGCGCCTCTACGGCTTCGACGAATGGCAGGCCGACGCCAAGAGCGGCAAGCTGCGCGAAGCGTTTGCTTGCGGCACCGCGGCCGTCATCGCCGGCATCGGCACCGTGAAGTTCAGGGACGGCTCGTTTGCCATCGGCAACAGCGGCGACGGCGAGGTCACCTCGCAGTTGCGCGCCAAGCTGGTCGGCGTGCAGCGCGGCACCGTCAAGGACGACCACGGCTGGGTGCGCAAGATCTAG